CCTAAGCTCAGTCCACGAGCAATCAAGCTTTCAGTTCTGCGCAATCCCACAGGTAATGGCAATTGCTACACTCGATCTAGTGTGCAACAATCCAGAGGTTCTGCATCGAAACGTTAAAATCCGCAAGGGCTCCACGTGTCGGCTGATCCTAGAATCTCGGACATTGCGTGGCTGCGTAGCGATCTTCCAAAGACACCTTCGTGCAATCAAACGTCAAATACCCGTTCAGGACCCCAACTATCTTAAGATTAACATCCAAGTTGCCAAGATAGAAcaatttattgaagaaatgtaCCAGGAACAATTGCCACAAAACGTGCTTCCACAGGAGACTGCCGTGTACAGAAGAACACAAGAAAGAACCCGCTGCGACGACCTCGTGGCCGCCAAGAtccaagaagaacaaactACATTTATGCTTACATGCACTGCTTTGTGCGCCTTAGCAGCGGCACTTATCGTGTATAACAAGTACTAGTTAACAGCTAATAGGCCGTAGTGGCCCGTAGTGGCCCGTAGTGGCTCGTAGTAGTAAGTATAATAGTAGTAATACTAAGAACTATTGTAAGTTTATTTGTTCTTTTCTCATGCAACCGAAGCGCACGTGTTATTCCAGGGTCCGTTGAAAAGAAGCGACGGCCAGGAACGTGGGTAATTAAACGCTGTTTTCCCATATTAAATATAGGCTCGAACACACGTTCTTGGCAAAACGTGTTTTGGCTGCAGCGGTATCTGGGCAAATTAAGTAACGTTATTATAGTGTTGCTCATCGCACTATATTGTAATTAATTGGTTAGGTTGTGATGGATGACAGtaaaatttttttcttgGTAATGAATAATAATTCAATAGCTCTTGGCATATAAAGGTGGATGGCTTGGCAGTTGGAATATAATCTGTCTGTCAATGTCAAGAGATCAGAGCAAACTCACTAAAGCATTCACTCTAATACTAGCACAATGAGCGATATTAAGAAAGGTGATATTCAGCACGATGTGCGTGAAAAGAACATGACTGTTGGTGGTAATGCTGCTTTCCATAACtttatcaatgattttGCTCATATCGAGGATCCATTggagagaagaagattggctttgcaaaaaatcgatgaggCTGACTTTGGTTGGTACCATGTCCGTGCGATCATGGTCGCTGGTGTTGGTTTCTTGACTGATTCTTACGATATCTTTTCCATTAATCTGGGTATTGCTATGATGGCATACGTTTTCTGGGAAGGTGACATtccaagttcttccaaCACTCTGTTGAAGGTTTCTACTTCTGTTGGTACTGTTATTGGTCAATTGGGTTTTGGTATGATGGCTGATATTATTGGTCGTAAGAAGATCTATGGTGTTGAATTGATCATTATGATTGCTGCTACCATTTTGCAATGTACCGCTGGTCATGCGCCAGGTGTCAACTTTGTCGCTGTCTTGACTTTTTACCGTATCATTATGGGTATTGGTATCGGTGGTGACTACCCATTGTCTTCTATTATCACATCTGAATTTTCTACTACCAAATGGAGAGGTGCCATTATGGGGGCTGTTTTCGCCAACCAAGCTTTTGGTCAAATTGCTGCCGGTATTGTCGCTTTGATTCTAGTTGCTGGTTACAAGCACGACTTGATCGACGCAAAGGATGGTAAGAGCTGTGGTGTCAAATGTCAAAAGGCATGTGATCAAATGTGGAGAGTTTTGATTGGTTTGGGTGCTGTTCCAGGTGCCGTTGCCTTGTATTTCAGATTGACTATCCCAGAATCCCCACGTTACACTCTAGATATCAGTAATGATCTGAACAAGGGTACCGCTGACATCTCCAAGTTTGTCTCTGGTGAACACGGTAACGCTGACTTGGACCAAATGGCTCGTCTAGAAAGAGCTCCAACTGCTGTCGAGGCTGTTGATATTCAAGCTCCAAAGgcttctttcaaggatttcTGTAGACATTTCGGTCAATGGAAGTACGGTAAAATCTTGTTGGGTACTGCTGGTTCTTGGTTCTGTTTGGATGTTGCCTTTTACGGTTTGGGTCTAAACACCGCTGTTATCTTGCAAGCCATTGGTTACGCTGGTAGTGAGAACATTTACACCAAGCTGTACAACACTGCTGTTGGTAacttgattttgatttgtGCCGGTTCTTTGCCAGGTTACTGGGTTTCTGTTTTCACCATGGATACTATTGGTAGAAAGCCAATCCAATTgtttggtttcttcattttgacTGTTTTGTTCTGTGTCATTGGTTTCGCTTACCACAGATTGTCTGACCACGGTTTGCTAGGTATATACGTTGTCtgtcaatttttccaaaactttGGTCCAAACACTACTACTTTTGTTGTCCCAGGTGAATGTTTCCCAACCAGATACAGATCCTCCGCTCACGGTATCTCTGCTGCTGCCGGTAAGGTTGGTGCCATTATTGCTCAAACCGCTTTGGGTACTTTGATCGATCACAACTGTGCCAGAgatggtaagaagaagaactgtTGGTTGCCTCACGTTATGGAAATTTTCGCTCTATTCATGCTTGTCGGTTTGTTCCTATCGTTCTTGATTCCAGAGACTAAGAGAATGaccttggaagaagttacaGAGAAATACCACGACGAAATCGACCCATCTGCTTACAGAGGTGCCGTTGCTGGCTCTAACACTACTTCAGCCGATTCCACCGAATTGGAGCAAGTTTAATCTGGCattaaatttttcaacaattttccAATATCTCACTAATAATCGTAATCAGACCGCTCGTTATTAATCGAGTCCACTCAATGGTCATAAATACACTCTGTACATTAAAGAATAACCTAACCTATTATTATGAAAAGCCTATACCTAATACTATAGCTACTTATACTATGCTATACTATGCTATACTATGCTATACTATGCTATACTATGCTATACTATATCTTGAAGTTGACTTGTCCGGCCAAGCAGGGTTGAACCGGACAATACCTGTTACCCGGCGATGGTACCATTTTTGGTGAACTTTTTGTGGCAAAACGTAAACACCAAGGCTTGAGACAACAAACAAGGCACGATTCATCAAGTGTGCAGGTTGATCCTATAGATCTGATCATCTAATAGCCTTCTTTAGCTACGACAGCAACGAGTGAACTATGCGTGAGGTTATCAGTATCAACGGTATGTCTATTTAGTCCAATGCAAGGTATAATAAATACCATTTCAGACGCGTTTTACTAACAATGGTTATTTGCAGTTGGTCAAGCTGGTTGTCAGATCGGAAATGCCTGCTGGGAATTATACTCCCTAGAGCACGGTATTAGGCCAGATGGTTATCTACAGGAAGGTCTTACGAAACCAAAGGGTGGTGAAGAAGGGTTCTCTACTTTTTTCTACGAGACCGGGTCTGGTAAATACGTGCCTCGTGCAGTGTACGTGGATTTGGAACCAAATGTTATCGACGAGGTACGTACGGGTCCTTACAAGGACCTTTTCCATCCCGAACAATTGATTAATGGTAAGGAAGATGCGGCCAATAACTATGCGCGTGGTCACTACACTGTGGGAAGAGAATTGTTGGATGAAATCTTGGATAGAATCAGAAAGATCTCTGATCAGTGTGATGGATTACAGGGTTTCCTGTTTACGCACTCTTTGGGTGGTGGTACAGGTTCTGGTCTAGGTTCTCTACTGTTGGAGCAGTTGTCTATTGATTACGGTAAGAAATCCAAGCTTGAATTTGCCGTTTATCCAGCTCCTCAGGTGTCCACATCCGTCGTGGAACCTTACAACACTGTGTTGACTACCCACACTACTTTGGAACACGCTGATTGTACTTTTATGGTCGATAATGAAGCCATCTATGATATGTGTAAGAAGAGTTTAGACATCTCGAGACCAAGTTTTGCCAATTTGAATAACTTAATTGCTCAAGTGGTTTCCTCTGTAACGGCTTCTTTGAGATTCgatggttctttgaatgtGGATCTAAATGAATTCCAAACTAATTTGGTTCCATACCCAAGAATTCATTTCCCATTGGTATCATACGCACCAATATTGTCTAAAAACAAGGCCTATCATGAAGCAAACTCTGTCTCAGAGATTACGAACGCTTGTTTTGAACCAGGTAATCAAATGGTTAAGTGTGATCCAAGAACTGGTAAATATATGGCTACTTGTTTGTTATACAGAGGAGATGTGGTCACTAGAGATGTACAAACTGCCGTCTCGCAAGTtaagaacaagaaaacaGTGCAAATGGTCGATTGGTGTCCCACAGGTTTCAAGATTGGTATCTGTTACGAGCCACCTACTGCTATTCCTAACTCTCAGTTGACATCGGTCAAGAGAGCGGTATGTATGTTGTCCAACACAACAGCTATTGCGGATGCATGGAAGCGAATCGATAGGAAATTCGATCTAATGTACGCCAAGCGTGCCTTTGTTCACTGGTATGTGGGTGAAGGTatggaagaaggtgaattTACAGAAGCTAGAGAAGATTTGGCTGCCCTAGAGAGAGATTACATTGAAGTAGGTGCAGATTCATAcgctgatgaagaattttaaAAACCTATCAAGATACCAAAACCAAGATTATGAGCAAGACATCTGATTCGATAGTCGAAAACTGTTAAATAGATGTTTTCTATATTATTCCCATATACCCCACTAATCCTCTTCGCAATTTGAATTAACTAAATCCAAAGAACTGTTTTGCAGATGTATTAGCCTTAATTCTCTTGTTAAAAGGCCTCCTGATTACCGACTTTTCATGAACCACTTTAAAGGCCTTTTGGGTGGCCATTTGACGTTTGTAAACATATGACTCACTTGTAAAATCATGAGGGAAGCCAATGCTGAGACCAAAAACGAGTTTGTCAGCGGCTATTTTTTCTGTATCGCGAATACGATCTCGTCGCCCAACATCAACATATTTAACCATTCTTGAGAGTTGCGGAATCTCGTCTATAACCTGCGGTCCCATTCCTGCTTCCAGTACAGCCAACGATGGAACAAGTTCTAGCAGTTCAGAGAACAACATGGGACTTTTAAGCTGAGGTAGCCTTAGTTGGCGTAAATTCCGCCAACGCGTACCATCAACCGCCAATGAACGACGCCAAGAACGCACTATTTCGTGAAGAAGAGGGTTGATCACTGTCAGGGCAGCTAGGGAGTGTAGATTGGTTACTTGCGAGAGGTTGTTCACGGGATGGTAGATTTCTAGTACAGTTAAGTGTTCGAAGTTATAAGAGCTGTTGAGGCCGTTTAAAAGCCTTATACTGCCAATCAAGTCCACATCTAGGGGCAGCGAATAACATGTATATGGCTGTCGCTTCCTAAGAATTTCTCCACTAATCTCACAGCTCTGAAACAGACAGAAGAGACTGAAGCTGTCGCCTGCCAAAAGGCAAATAAATCGCCACACGCACAAGACCATTTCATCTCGAATCAGATGCTGAATTATACacttcttctcttgaagGTTGATTCCCTGTCGTACCAATTCGTGTGCAATCTGCAAGCAACAGAGCTCAAAGAGAGTTGTACAGTCCTTATGCGATGGCTCGGAACCATCCAGATAGTGTCGCCCTTGGCAAGCTACGTGCGAGTTAGCTCGTAAAACCCTCCAGCCAGTACTACAACTCAACGACATCCACTACCCCATCAAGTGAGTGCTCTCAACTCAGTGCAACAAAGCGGTGGAAAGGTTTAGGTACTTTAGACGTACTTAGGAGGAGTTGATGTTCCTAGCAATGGCTGTCAATGCTTCTTTCAGGGTGCGAGAAGGAGCGCaatgaatattttcaaaACTGTGATCACCTTGATGTCAACGCTTAGTAATCGCTTATACCAGTCCACGCGAGGGCAGTTGTTGCTTAGCCATCTGATTAGATATACGATTCAGGAAAAACATCTTGAAGCAAACAGATGAGTAGGAGGCTGTAGATAGGGTTTTggtagaaaaaaaaaaaaaattacCACACGACAGTCATCACCTTCGAGGTTTCTATCTAAGGTGCTGTTACTGAGTCAAATACCATTAGATTTCCTTTCAGAACAATAATTCGACCACCACTGAGATAACACAAAGAAATGAGTTTGGTTCAGTCACTTGCCGTGGCACCGCGTAGAAACTTTGTGTTCAAGAACTGGGCTGGGATTTATTCTGCCAAGTCGCAGCTGTATTTTCAGCCAACTTCTGTGGATGAAGTTGTCAAGATTGTCAATGCAGcaagagatgaaaagatgacGTTGGTTACAGTCGGCTCAGGTCACTCGCCCAGTGATATGTGTATGACCAACGAGTGGCTCATGAATCTGGATAAAATGGATAAAGTACACGAATTTAAGGAGTACCCAGAGGAAAATTATGCAGATGTGACTGTTGATGCCGGTTTGCGAGTTTACGCCTTAAGCGATGTTGTTGCCAAGAAGGGGTACGCGATTCAGAACTTGGGCTCGATCTCAGAGCAAAGTGTTGCTGGTATCATAGCTACCGGTACGCATGGATCTTCTCCTTACCAAGGCTTAGTTTCCTCCCAGTATGTGAACTTGACCATTGTTAATGGTAAGGGAGAAATCGTCTTTTTggattcaaagaaccacCCCGATGTATTCAGAGCAGCTCTGCTTTCGTTAGGTAAGATCGGTGTCATTGTGCGTGCCACCATCCGGGTTGTGCCTGCGTTCAATATAAAATCGACTCAAGAAGTGATAGATTTCGAGAATTTATTAAGCAAATGGGACACTCTCTGGACTTCTTCAGAATTTATCAGGGTGTGGTGGTACCCATACACTGGTAAATGTATTTTATGGAGAGGTTTGaagactgaagaagctCGTACCACCCCGCGTAAATCCTGGTGGGGAAGTTCAGCTGGAAGATTCTTCTACGAGTGCCTTCTATGGCTGTCGGCAAGAGTATACAGGCCATTGACGCCTGCTGTCGAAAGATTTGTTTTCCATAGGCAATATGGTAAGGTTGAAACCATGGGTAGTGGTGACGTCGAAGTCGCAAACTCAATTGACAGTTTGAACATGGATTGTTTATTCTCGCAGTTTGTTGATGAGTGGGCCTGTCCGTTGAACAATGGTATCGAAGTTCTTCGCACGCTAGACCACTCAATCAGACAAGCTGCTCAGAACAAGGACTTCTATGTTCACGTCCCAATGGAAATTCGTTGCTCAAACACTACCTTGCCTGCAAAGGCTCCTAGTACCAAAGATAGAAATGCCTGCAGCCCTGGCCCAGTCTTTGGTAACGTTTTGCGTCCCTACCTTGATACAACCCCTCAATACAAATATACACCACTTTCTGATGTTACTAACAGCCAATTAACCCTATACATAAACGCTACGATGTACAGGCCATTTGGCTACAATTCGCAAGTTCGCAAATGGTACaacatttttgaagatactATGACCGCTGCCGGTGGGAAGCCTCATTGGGCTAAGAACTTCCTTGGTTCTACGTCAATGGCGCCAAACGCATCCAAAAAGGACTCTGAGTATGCCGATTACGAAATGAGAGGTATGGCAACGAAGATTAAGGAATGGTACGGTGATGACTTGGAGAGCTTCAAGAAGGTTAGAAGGCAGCAGGACCCTGAAAACGTTTTCGTCGCGAACAGGGACTGGTGCATTCGTAATGGTATCGTTGATCTTGAGGAACTGGATTAATCCTGTGAATAGATGTTCTGTACAAGAACCACTTTTTATTTTCTGTAGAACTGATTGATGACTTTTGTTGTCGATTCGCGCTCGCTGAAATTTTAATGATTTACTAATACACATCGCATCAGTGTATACAAGTTAGAGAAGTACTATAGACATGTCAGATCAATTACAAGAGCCCAATATACTAGATAATCCGATTCATGGTATATATATCCCTTTCGGTTTGTTAGTGGCTGGTGTAGCTCTAACAACGTACCTTTCTGGAGAAAAGAAAATTCTCATTCTGTTGCCACTGTTTATATCATTCCTTCTATTCAGGGCCTATAGGGCGTATAATCGTAGCGTCTCTATTTCTTCTGAACGTTGGACATCTTTAGAGTTGGAAGATCAAACTGTTGTCTCAAAGAACACTGCCATCTATCGCTTCAAGCTCAAGACCTCatttgaaactttggatTTTGCACCTGGCCGCCACCTAGCGGTGAAAGTTCCTATTGAAGGCAATGATGAGATTAGATTCTACTCGCCAATTTCGCCACGGAATGCACCAGGGTATTTCGATCTCATGATCAAGTCCTACGTGGACGGCAAAGTATCAAAATACTTTGCAAGCTTGAGTACTGGCCAAACCGTCGATTTTATGGGACCTGTAGGCACATTGAACTATGAGCCTAACTCTTCCAAAGCCATTGGGATTATTGCAGGTGGTTCAGGTATCACTCCTGTACTTCAAGTGTTGAACGAGGTCATGACTACCCCGGAGGACGaaaccaaaatttctttgatctaTGCCAATGAAGCCGAAAATGAtattttgttgaaggacGAGCTAGATGAGATGGCTGAAAACTTTCCTAACTTTGAAGTTCATTATGTATTAAGACAACCAAAGGGTGAATGGGAGGGATCCATTGGCCTAGTCACTGAAGAACTGATGAGAGCGTATCTACCCGAACCCTCTGATGAACACCGCCTGCTAGTTTGTGGTCCTGAAGCGATGAACAAGATGGTCACTGGATTTGCCGCTGATCTCGGTTGGAAATTCACAGGTCTAAACTGCAAGGGAGATGAGCAAGTCTTCGTCTTCTAAGCGAACGCTTCCACTGTACATTAATTACATCATAATGCCTATATATCTCTATGTTATGTTCGATGCGATGtgagaaacttttgaagttctAATTTGCCTCGCTCAGCGACAAGGCGAGAGCTAGTCGAAGTGCCtcgtcatcctcatcattCCCCGCGATCGCCTGATCCAAAGGACGAGAGTCGTCCACATCCGTCAGAGGAGTGGAACGACGAATCCGCTGAGAATTatgctcttcatctgctcGTGATTGCTCCAGAGCTCtgatgaaatcttcatcatcttcatctgcaaaactttcaacaaattgcTGATTTTCTTGGGCCAATCGAGATTCCTCAATGGCCCGCTCAAGATCGTCGtcaacttcttctccaGACTGCTCCGCTTGGTGCGCAGAGTTGGGGAAATGGGAGGACTCTGACTCCATTAATGCTATTCGTAGTTGTAATTCGTCATCACTGAGATCGCCACCATAAGTTTCTATCAATCTTTCGTTTTCCAAGGCTCTTTCCTTCCTCagtgattcttcttcatcgtagATGGCCAACTCTGCATTGACCCGCTTATCCCACTTGTTACCATGTGCTCGCTGCCCTCCAGAACCAGAACGCTTTTTCAGAAGTGAAGGATCCGAAATATATTGCAAGAAGTGCACAAGATTGCCACTTGCAATAATCATTCTACCCTGCGATATGGCCAAATGCTGTGGGTATTTATCTGTCTTTTGTACAgtcttgatcaatcttgCACCAGCGGCGTCATACACTTGCAACTGGCCACTCAGGGCACATACAAGAACCAAGTTGCTTACTTGACAAGTGTAAACCtgttcatcaaatttcaattcgTTTTCGATTATCAATGTGTTTCCCGGTGCTCTTACATTGATTAGCTTAATGGAATTTTCCATCGTCATAACAGCAAGAAAACAACCATCTTCACCCGCTAGACTTTTGTTCTGCTCTCTCTTACATGTAGCCAGGTCAATCTCCAGGTTGCTTATTGTTTCAGGAATCAAAATTGTGCGTGATCGGCCAAAATCCAAATCGGGATTGAAAGAAATGACGAACAGGTGTCGAGTATCGGCTACTATCAGGGACATTGATCCGAAAtcgatctttgaaaattgcaCTTGTAACTGAACATCTGATCCATCTGTATTTTTCGTCTTTGGTAATGGAATAATATGAACGTCCTCCATATCCTTGATGACATAGAATTTCTCGCTGTCAGCGGCAATAGTCCAATTCTTGTACAAAGCCACATGCAGTATGACTTTGCTGGATATTTTCAGCGATTTGACCTTGTGAGTTTCGCACCACCAGATCAACTCACCATTTTCAGACCCACTCACACACCAGTCTTCGAGGGAATCCTGCGATATAGATGTCGTGATTGCAGTGACACACGAAGAGTGCCTCGAGTCGAATTCTGTAACCGGTGTCAGATAAGACTTGTTGCTAAGCAACTTTCCAAATACTCTACCATCAAACCGCCCAAAAACA
This DNA window, taken from Torulaspora delbrueckii CBS 1146 chromosome 2, complete genome, encodes the following:
- the PHO84 gene encoding phosphate transporter PHO84 (similar to Saccharomyces cerevisiae PHO84 (YML123C); ancestral locus Anc_8.858) → MSDIKKGDIQHDVREKNMTVGGNAAFHNFINDFAHIEDPLERRRLALQKIDEADFGWYHVRAIMVAGVGFLTDSYDIFSINLGIAMMAYVFWEGDIPSSSNTLLKVSTSVGTVIGQLGFGMMADIIGRKKIYGVELIIMIAATILQCTAGHAPGVNFVAVLTFYRIIMGIGIGGDYPLSSIITSEFSTTKWRGAIMGAVFANQAFGQIAAGIVALILVAGYKHDLIDAKDGKSCGVKCQKACDQMWRVLIGLGAVPGAVALYFRLTIPESPRYTLDISNDLNKGTADISKFVSGEHGNADLDQMARLERAPTAVEAVDIQAPKASFKDFCRHFGQWKYGKILLGTAGSWFCLDVAFYGLGLNTAVILQAIGYAGSENIYTKLYNTAVGNLILICAGSLPGYWVSVFTMDTIGRKPIQLFGFFILTVLFCVIGFAYHRLSDHGLLGIYVVCQFFQNFGPNTTTFVVPGECFPTRYRSSAHGISAAAGKVGAIIAQTALGTLIDHNCARDGKKKNCWLPHVMEIFALFMLVGLFLSFLIPETKRMTLEEVTEKYHDEIDPSAYRGAVAGSNTTSADSTELEQV
- the TUB3 gene encoding alpha-tubulin TUB3 (similar to Saccharomyces cerevisiae TUB3 (YML124C) and TUB1 (YML085C); ancestral locus Anc_8.859) yields the protein MREVISINVGQAGCQIGNACWELYSLEHGIRPDGYLQEGLTKPKGGEEGFSTFFYETGSGKYVPRAVYVDLEPNVIDEVRTGPYKDLFHPEQLINGKEDAANNYARGHYTVGRELLDEILDRIRKISDQCDGLQGFLFTHSLGGGTGSGLGSLLLEQLSIDYGKKSKLEFAVYPAPQVSTSVVEPYNTVLTTHTTLEHADCTFMVDNEAIYDMCKKSLDISRPSFANLNNLIAQVVSSVTASLRFDGSLNVDLNEFQTNLVPYPRIHFPLVSYAPILSKNKAYHEANSVSEITNACFEPGNQMVKCDPRTGKYMATCLLYRGDVVTRDVQTAVSQVKNKKTVQMVDWCPTGFKIGICYEPPTAIPNSQLTSVKRAVCMLSNTTAIADAWKRIDRKFDLMYAKRAFVHWYVGEGMEEGEFTEAREDLAALERDYIEVGADSYADEEF
- the TDEL0B00290 gene encoding uncharacterized protein (ancestral locus Anc_8.860), coding for MSLSCSTGWRVLRANSHVACQGRHYLDGSEPSHKDCTTLFELCCLQIAHELVRQGINLQEKKCIIQHLIRDEMVLCVWRFICLLAGDSFSLFCLFQSCEISGEILRKRQPYTCYSLPLDVDLIGSIRLLNGLNSSYNFEHLTVLEIYHPVNNLSQVTNLHSLAALTVINPLLHEIVRSWRRSLAVDGTRWRNLRQLRLPQLKSPMLFSELLELVPSLAVLEAGMGPQVIDEIPQLSRMVKYVDVGRRDRIRDTEKIAADKLVFGLSIGFPHDFTSESYVYKRQMATQKAFKVVHEKSVIRRPFNKRIKANTSAKQFFGFS
- the ALO1 gene encoding D-arabinono-1,4-lactone oxidase (similar to Saccharomyces cerevisiae ALO1 (YML086C); ancestral locus Anc_8.861); its protein translation is MSLVQSLAVAPRRNFVFKNWAGIYSAKSQLYFQPTSVDEVVKIVNAARDEKMTLVTVGSGHSPSDMCMTNEWLMNLDKMDKVHEFKEYPEENYADVTVDAGLRVYALSDVVAKKGYAIQNLGSISEQSVAGIIATGTHGSSPYQGLVSSQYVNLTIVNGKGEIVFLDSKNHPDVFRAALLSLGKIGVIVRATIRVVPAFNIKSTQEVIDFENLLSKWDTLWTSSEFIRVWWYPYTGKCILWRGLKTEEARTTPRKSWWGSSAGRFFYECLLWLSARVYRPLTPAVERFVFHRQYGKVETMGSGDVEVANSIDSLNMDCLFSQFVDEWACPLNNGIEVLRTLDHSIRQAAQNKDFYVHVPMEIRCSNTTLPAKAPSTKDRNACSPGPVFGNVLRPYLDTTPQYKYTPLSDVTNSQLTLYINATMYRPFGYNSQVRKWYNIFEDTMTAAGGKPHWAKNFLGSTSMAPNASKKDSEYADYEMRGMATKIKEWYGDDLESFKKVRRQQDPENVFVANRDWCIRNGIVDLEELD
- the TDEL0B00310 gene encoding cytochrome b5 reductase family protein (similar to Saccharomyces cerevisiae PGA3 (YML125C) and YML087C; ancestral locus Anc_8.862), whose translation is MSDQLQEPNILDNPIHGIYIPFGLLVAGVALTTYLSGEKKILILLPLFISFLLFRAYRAYNRSVSISSERWTSLELEDQTVVSKNTAIYRFKLKTSFETLDFAPGRHLAVKVPIEGNDEIRFYSPISPRNAPGYFDLMIKSYVDGKVSKYFASLSTGQTVDFMGPVGTLNYEPNSSKAIGIIAGGSGITPVLQVLNEVMTTPEDETKISLIYANEAENDILLKDELDEMAENFPNFEVHYVLRQPKGEWEGSIGLVTEELMRAYLPEPSDEHRLLVCGPEAMNKMVTGFAADLGWKFTGLNCKGDEQVFVF
- the UFO1 gene encoding SCF ubiquitin ligase complex subunit UFO1 (similar to Saccharomyces cerevisiae UFO1 (YML088W); ancestral locus Anc_8.863) → MNLAVEDKSKKVSLITLPPEVLISIFSHVDEKDLYVLQQVCSYFACLINDEELWKNLFVSRIHTCYFPSFAQTNKYSIEYLERLQGLRQWKHNRAIKTKYVLSPSPRYQVQIERIIFDYPRCACYNDGIITLVQLHSRRKKDRLIYIPCTTPQGCSTMSFNINAAVFGRFDGRVFGKLLSNKSYLTPVTEFDSRHSSCVTAITTSISQDSLEDWCVSGSENGELIWWCETHKVKSLKISSKVILHVALYKNWTIAADSEKFYVIKDMEDVHIIPLPKTKNTDGSDVQLQVQFSKIDFGSMSLIVADTRHLFVISFNPDLDFGRSRTILIPETISNLEIDLATCKREQNKSLAGEDGCFLAVMTMENSIKLINVRAPGNTLIIENELKFDEQVYTCQVSNLVLVCALSGQLQVYDAAGARLIKTVQKTDKYPQHLAISQGRMIIASGNLVHFLQYISDPSLLKKRSGSGGQRAHGNKWDKRVNAELAIYDEEESLRKERALENERLIETYGGDLSDDELQLRIALMESESSHFPNSAHQAEQSGEEVDDDLERAIEESRLAQENQQFVESFADEDDEDFIRALEQSRADEEHNSQRIRRSTPLTDVDDSRPLDQAIAGNDEDDEALRLALALSLSEAN